In Pseudonocardia sp. DSM 110487, the sequence CGCGTTCGTGCACGTGAGCTGGCTGAACCCGAACAAGGTGCGCCGCACGACGGTGGTCGGCGAGCGGAAGATGGCCGTCTACGACGACATGTCCGACAACGAGCGGATCCGGATCTACGACATCGGCGTCGACCCGGCGAGCATCGACGACCCGCACAGTGCGCACGAGCGGCCGGTCAGCTACCGCACCGGCGACATCGTCTCGCCGTTCGTGGCGTTCCACGAGCCGTTGATGGCCCAGGACCGGGCCTTCGTCGACTCGGTGCGCACCGGCATCCCGTCGGAGACACCCGGCGAGCGCGGGCTCGACATCGTGCGCGTGCTCGCGGCCACCGACGCCGCGCTGGTCACCGGGCGCACGGCCCCGGTGCTCAAGCCCTCGCGGATCCTGCCCGGCGTGCGAGCGGTCTCGTGACGACGACGGTTCCGTTCCTCGACCTCGCCGCTGTGCACCTCGACCTGCGTGACGATCTCGACGTCGCGTGGAAGGAGGTGCTCGCGCACGGGCGATTCATCGGAGGGCCCGAGGTCGCGGCCTTCGAGGCGGCGTTCGCCGCCCACTGCGAGGTGGCGCACTGCGCAGGGGTGGCCAACGGCACCGACGCGCTCGAGCTGATCCTCGCCGGGCTGGGGATCGGGCCGGGCGACGAGGTGATCGTGCCGGCGAACACGTTCGTGGCCACCGTCGAGGCCGTGCGCACCGCGGGCGCGCGGCCCCGGTTCGTGGACGTGCGCCCCGACACCCTGCTGGCCGACCCGGCCGCCGTCGCCGCGGCCATCACGCCGCGGACGGCGGCAATCGTGGCCGTCCACCTGTTCGGGCAGATGGCCGACGTCGACGCGCTGGGGAAGCTCGCGTCCCGGCACGGGCTGGCGCTGATCGAGGACGCCGCGCAGGCCCACGGGGCTCGCTACCAGGGCCGGCGCGCTGGTAGCTGGGGCGCGGCCGCCGCGTTCAGCTTCTACCCCGGCAAGAACCTCGGCGCACTCGGCGACGGCGGGGCGGCGGTCTCCGACGACGCGCAGCTGATCGACCGGATCCGGCTGCTCGCCGACCACGGCCGCTCCGTCGACGACCGGTTCGTCCACGAGGTCTCCGGCCGCAACAGCCGCTTGGACACGCTCCAGGCGGCGGCGCTGCGGGTCAAGCTCGCCCACCTCGATCGAATGAACGAAGCCCGTGTCGCGCTGGTCGAGCGGTACCGGCGCGGCCTGCCCTCGTGGTGCGTGCCGGTCGCGGTGGACCCCGCCGCCGACCCCGTCTACCACCTGGCGGTGGTCCAGGTGCCGGACCGGCCCACCGTCACGTCCGCGCTCGACGCCGCCGGCATCGGGTGGGGGCTGCACTACCCGGTGCCCTGTCACCGTCAGCCCGCCTTCGCCGAGTACGCCGACGGTCCGCTCCCCGTGGTCGAGGAGGCCGCCGGGCGGATCCTGTCGCTCCCGCTGTCGCCCGGCATGGCGCCGGAGCAGGTCGACCTGGTCTGCGAGGTCCTGCACGATGTCCCGATCTGATCGTCACCGGCACGTGCCCTCGTTGCGGGCGCCCCGCGTGCTGATGTACCACTACTTCGGCGACGCACCCGGCGCCGACCCGGAGCAGCTCTTCGTCAGCGAGGAGGCGTTCGCGGCGCAGCTGCGTCACCTGCGCCGCAGCGGCTGGCACGCGCTCACGCTCGACGAGTACCTCGCCGCGCTGGACGGGGCCCCGACCCCGCGCCGCTCGTACCTGGTGACGATCGACGACGGGCACGAGTCCGCCGTGCGCGTCGCGGCGCCCGCGCTCCACGCGGCAGGCGTGCCGTCCGTGCTGTTCGTCTGCCCGGATCACATCGGCGGCCGGGCCGAGTGGACCGACGCCTACGCCGACGAGCGGCTCGCGCCGGCCGAGGAGCTGAAGGGGCTCCCGGACCTCGGCATGGAGCTGGGCGTCCACAGCGCCGACCACACCCGCATGGCCGGGATGGACGACGCCACCCTGCACGTCCACGTCACCGACGCGCGCGACCGGCTCGAGGCCACCACCGGGGTGCGGGCCCGCTCGTTCGCCTACCCGTACGGCACGCACGACCCCGCGGCAAGGGCCGCGGTCGCCGCCGAGGGCTACGAGGTGGCGTTCGCCGTGGCCCGCGAGAACGGCCGCTTCGCGGTCGACCGGGTGTTCGTCCGCAGCGGCGACTCGTTGCTGCGGTTCCGGTTCAAGCTGTCCACGGCGTACCGGGTGATCTCCCGGGTCGGCGGGCGGGCATGGCGGCTGCGGCACGCGGTCCGGAGGCTCGGGGCGCGGCTGCGGGGCATGGTGTCCGGTCGCGGCGCCGCGATCGTGCGCCGACTGGCCGACGTCGTGGTCTCGGGGGCCGCGCTCGTGGCGCTGGCGATCCCGATGCTGGTCATCGCCGCCGCCATCCGGATCGAGAGCGACGGGCCCGCCCTGTTCCGGCAGCGGCGGGTGGGGCTGCGCCGCCGTCCGTTCGAGATGCTCAAGTTCCGCACGATGAAGCCCGGCGGCGACGACAGCGCGCTGCGGGAGTTGATCGCGCGCGAGCTGCGGGGCGAGGACACCGTCGTCGACGGCAGCTCGAAGCTGAACGGTGACACCCGCATCACCCGCGTCGGCCGGTTCCTGCGCCGCACGAGCCTCGACGAGCTGCCGCAGCTGATCAACGTGCTGCGCGGCGACATGACGCTGGTGGGGCCGCGGCCGTGCCTCGAATGGGAGGCCGAGATGTTCCCGGCCGAGTACGGGGCGCGGTTCGACGTGCCACCTGGCCTCACCGGGTTGTGGCAGGTCAGCGGCCGCAGCGCCCTCGGCACGCTCGACATGCTTCGCCTCGACGTCCGGTACGTGGAGGAGCGCACCCTCGCGCGCGACCTCGAGATACTGGTCCGCACGGTGCCGGCCGTGCTGGGTGGGGGTGGATCGCGGTGACCACCGTCCTCGTCGCGACGACGGGCGGCCACCTCACCCAGCTGCACGGCCTCGCCGAGCGGATCCCGCCCGACCCGGACTCCGTCTGGGTCACCCACGCCAACGAGCAGAGCACGTCGCTCCTCGCCGACCGGGACGTGGAGTACGTGCCGTACGTCGGCCAGAAGGACGTGCCGGGCGTGCTCCGGTGCATGCTGCACGCCCACCGGCTGTTCCGGGAGCGGCGGCCCACCCGGGCAGTGTCCACCGGGTCGGGCATCGCGCTGGGCTACCTGCCCTACCTCGCCGCGCGCGGGGTCGAATGCCACTACATCGAGAGCGCGGCGCGGGTGGGCGGGCCCTCGCTCACCGGCCGCATCCTGCGCTGGGTCCCCCGGGTGCACACCTACACCCAGTCCCAGAGCTGGAGCGGCGGGCCGTGGCGCTACGGGGGCAACGGGTTCGACGCGTACGAGGCGGTGCCGGCCCGGCGGGAGCCCGGCGACCGCGTCAAGGTCGTCGTCACGGTCGGCACGGCGGCCGAGTTCCCGTTCCGGCGGCTCGTGCTCCCAATGGCCAAGCTCCTTGCCGCCGACGGGCCACTCGAACAGGCCATGGGCCGTCCCGTCGACGTCCTGTGGCAGACCGGGTGCACACCGGTCGACG encodes:
- a CDS encoding DegT/DnrJ/EryC1/StrS aminotransferase family protein; this encodes MTTTVPFLDLAAVHLDLRDDLDVAWKEVLAHGRFIGGPEVAAFEAAFAAHCEVAHCAGVANGTDALELILAGLGIGPGDEVIVPANTFVATVEAVRTAGARPRFVDVRPDTLLADPAAVAAAITPRTAAIVAVHLFGQMADVDALGKLASRHGLALIEDAAQAHGARYQGRRAGSWGAAAAFSFYPGKNLGALGDGGAAVSDDAQLIDRIRLLADHGRSVDDRFVHEVSGRNSRLDTLQAAALRVKLAHLDRMNEARVALVERYRRGLPSWCVPVAVDPAADPVYHLAVVQVPDRPTVTSALDAAGIGWGLHYPVPCHRQPAFAEYADGPLPVVEEAAGRILSLPLSPGMAPEQVDLVCEVLHDVPI
- a CDS encoding glycosyltransferase; this translates as MTTVLVATTGGHLTQLHGLAERIPPDPDSVWVTHANEQSTSLLADRDVEYVPYVGQKDVPGVLRCMLHAHRLFRERRPTRAVSTGSGIALGYLPYLAARGVECHYIESAARVGGPSLTGRILRWVPRVHTYTQSQSWSGGPWRYGGNGFDAYEAVPARREPGDRVKVVVTVGTAAEFPFRRLVLPMAKLLAADGPLEQAMGRPVDVLWQTGCTPVDDLPITATPFLPAADLTAALAEADIVVSHGGTGSALANLAAGRFAVMVSREAEFGEAADDHQRELADELAARGLALHRSPADITVDDLVATLSTAVRRASEVPPFELRTKTEP
- a CDS encoding sugar transferase, producing MSRSDRHRHVPSLRAPRVLMYHYFGDAPGADPEQLFVSEEAFAAQLRHLRRSGWHALTLDEYLAALDGAPTPRRSYLVTIDDGHESAVRVAAPALHAAGVPSVLFVCPDHIGGRAEWTDAYADERLAPAEELKGLPDLGMELGVHSADHTRMAGMDDATLHVHVTDARDRLEATTGVRARSFAYPYGTHDPAARAAVAAEGYEVAFAVARENGRFAVDRVFVRSGDSLLRFRFKLSTAYRVISRVGGRAWRLRHAVRRLGARLRGMVSGRGAAIVRRLADVVVSGAALVALAIPMLVIAAAIRIESDGPALFRQRRVGLRRRPFEMLKFRTMKPGGDDSALRELIARELRGEDTVVDGSSKLNGDTRITRVGRFLRRTSLDELPQLINVLRGDMTLVGPRPCLEWEAEMFPAEYGARFDVPPGLTGLWQVSGRSALGTLDMLRLDVRYVEERTLARDLEILVRTVPAVLGGGGSR